The nucleotide sequence AATAAGCTTTGGAAACGCATGGACAAGCTCGAGACGGAAAAGCGTTTGTTGCAGATTAAACTGGACCAGCCAGTATCCGACCCAACCACTCCACGTGATATAACCAATGCCAATGGTGACACTGCCTCTAATTTAAGCGCTCATATACAAACATTGCGCTCCGAGGTGCTTCGATTGCGTTCCAATCTTGCTGCTGCACAAAAGGAGGCAACAAAGAAATTGCAACAATTCGcacaagaagaaaaaagtatACGCGAAGAAAATGCGCGCCTGCAGCGTAAATTAAAACTTGAAGTGGAACGACGTGAAGCACTCTGCCGTCATCTATCGGAATCGGAATCGTCGCTAGAAATGGACGAGGAGCGATTCTACAATGAAAACCTGTTAGGGACCGCTGGCGGCTTGGGCAACGCTGCTGTGAATACGCGTCAACGAACTATTAGTAGCCCAGTATCACACAGTCCATCGAATAGTCGTCCACTTAGTCCTGGAACAGCTCAGCAGAATCGTTGTTACGCCTGTGGACAAATTGTAGTAATTATAtcttacacatatatgtatacacactcATACTCAGTATAACAATTTTCTTAACTTGTATTTTCCAGAATCGCCGTGCCAGTGAACGTTTCATTAAACCGGCATTGCCAACACCCATGTTGGGCCTCAATACGTCGGCTCCTAATGTTCTCACAGGTAATCCACTTTTGGGGTCTGTCGGTAGCGCCGCGGGTGGTAGTGGAAACCCCGGCTTATCGAATACTACTTTGAACTCGTCCTCCCTATATGGAGGCGCTAGTGGAGGGCCCAGTTGCTTCTTACAGAATTTAAACGCTGAACGTTTAAGTATTGGCGGTGGAGCAAGTGGGGGAACTGTTTTGAGTGGGTTGGGCATCGGAGCCCCTCCTATAAGCAGCAACTCGGGAACGTCTCAGCAGGCTTCCAATCCAATGAATATAAGCATCAACAATTCGTCCAACAATTTGCCGAATAACATGAATACCAATAATTCATCGCTTTCTGCATTTAATCCAACAAACACAAACTCGTCAACTTCATTTGCACAGCCAGCCAGCCCAATGGATACTTCTGTTTACAAAGACTAGacatcctttttgttttttctcactCGGAAGATATTTACAGATAAAAAGAAAACTAATGAACCCAAGTTGTAATTTTGATATAGATATGGTGTCGATTTGGAATGGACTTAAACCGTACGGACTTTGAAGAGTTTGTCCATTTTCTTCAGCAATTAGTTAGACTGGCCTAGATATAAAATTTTTGGGAGTAGTTCAAGACGAAAAGCGTGCTAAAAATATGGTCAGTAGCTAGTTTTGCAACAAGTACGAATAAGAGAAATGAGCGATAAATTTAAAACGTAACCACAgcgatttaaacaaaaaattcctgttcataataaataacaacgCTCACTCACTCACTAAATATATCTTTTTGCAGCATTCGCAAAAAGAATATGAAATTGCTACATTAGCTTTTAAAGGAAATgcatgaatttgaatttgctcAATTTTCAGCAGCAATACGATGGCACCCAAGCACTtggcgaaaatttaaaaaattctgattGTTCAACAACAGCTACaacttttttaaacagttgtcgCGGCATAAAATTCCCCATGAAGCCAGTATTGCTAAGCAAAATCTATATTCAATGATAAATGTCCTAAACTACTTATTATATTGCgttaattttattcttatttgctACACTTAacttatctacatatatgtatatgctacCTACCGCAAATAATAAGATTATAATCCATATGAATAAAATTCGAAGGGACTCCTTCAATTATATCAGAAGCATAAAATTGGCACAAGAAAGCAAAGGTATACTTGGGGGTTTTGGTCGAAATGTAAACAACCACTTAACAATGGAACTGGTCAAATAGGAGCCggacatataaataaaaataatttaatttttatcataattaaaattaaaatccaGCTAAACGGAAATAtgtatcaatgaatttttgtccattttactagaaatttgtttgcaattaAAGTGAATTtgctacaaaaaataataatacagcgAGATGTCCAAGTAAAACGTTAGTTCAGAGTCGTTGCCATCTCAAAATCGTGACATAGTTGAGTTATTcaattaaacttaatttaaaagttatttgtaaaaaaacagcTGCTGAAGTTGTCGGTCTAGAACATTAAACTTCGGATTTTTCTGCATgtcccttaaagtaaataaataaagtttacatgtaaaggaaaataatgtgaaaatgtttatttgtttacGGCAGGCGCGAGGAACGTGTTTCGACCGGATAGATCCACAGTTGAAGGAAGCACATGAATAAGTGGTAAGTGTCGTgtggggtaccttcacatgctttCCTCCACACGCGTGGAATTGAATTCgggaccaaacaaaaaaaaaaacggtttcgTAAACAGCAGCTCAATTAGCGGATCTAGAAGAGCTACGTATCCAGGAGCGCCATTTACTAACTCCTAAACAGAATGCAACAAGACTGACGAAGGTAAAAAATACCAAAGTATCTGGTAattttgaatcgaccctgatGGAAACTATGACCCGTAGTGACAGACTCCGGGATTCCCTCCCTTCCCCTCGGGTAGGCCAGTAAAAGTTGGTCTGGTTGGCACAGATACTAAATGCTACCCACACTACCTCAAATAATGGTTAGCGTAACAGGGCGCAAAGCAGAAGATGCTAGACCGCGCACAATGCACTCCAGAGGCGAGGAAACGTGGTGCTGCAACTTTACCAAAAAAAGGTGGACACGAGCTGCAGAgaacatttatttatacattaacgttctctgcgagCTGCAAGCAAGGCTAAAGTACCTGAAGCTTCGAGTGCAATAAGTTCTGCCCCAAAAGCTGTGGGGAAAACCAATTCGAACTCCTGGAAACCTTTTGTTAGTTACGCCACCATCGCTAAAGGTTTAAAACTGGCTGTTCTACCAAAATATTCCTCTGcagaaatactttcagagtaAAAGGGAAAGGCTGAGGAGTTTCTCGTAGAGCAAATGTATAAGGGACACAAAACCAAACTTAAATTCGAAGGTAGACACTTTCGGCCAGACTTCATACTAGTCCATTGTGTGACCGAGGAAGCTGTCAAATGGTTTGGAAGGTCCAAAGTTAGAGACATGCGGCGGGAACAATAAACCGGGTGTACACTTAATGATTGTGTACGTACCACGAGCAGCTGGTGTTGAAAGAAAGAGGTTTTCATCATCGCCCAGAACAAGCATCTGTGCACATACCTGTGGATAGTACCCTGCAGCAAGGAGCTGAAAACTGGGGAAGTAGAGCAACAATGAGATATCCTATAGATTCGTACGATTCCCGTCCACTTATACAAAGGACTTGAAGGTTCAGCCAAAGAAAGATTGTGAACACCTCGCTGTTATTTCGCGAAAGTGAGGCAATCGGCGACATTGACAGTGGACTCGAAATGTTGAGGCAACTCGGCATACGAATCTCCGACGGGTATCACTGTTAGTGAGTAGCTGAAAGTGAATCTCCTTCTCATGATAttggaaagcaaaatttacAGTTTCAGAAGATTTTGTCAACGAAGTTTATAGACTCTGTAAAGTATTTGCTAAGGAGTAATATATCCTCGACCAACCTCAAAAAAGTAGACAACAGGAGACATAATAGGAATAAATGGATTATTGCCAATGAAAtatgaacaacatcaagattgAAGAGAACGATAAGTAGCTTCGAGCTACTAAAATCATCTGGTGTTGATGGCATCTTCCTGGTATTACTCCAAAAAAGCACAGACATGTTTCTAGAACCAAAAATATGAAGAATTCCAATTTGTCTTACGTCAtttacatttgaaattaaagaaaagataATGGAAAATGCATCAGAAATGATACTAGCGGATGTACCACTGGCGACCAACAAAGACTTATTTGCACCATCTAACCAATGAGCTTCGAAACAGTAAGAAAAGAAGGAAAGTGCAGTATGTGGATATTAAAAGTGCCTTTTATAACATCTAAAAATAAGGGGTTAATAATGATCTCGGTCAGTCGATTCTTTTAAGACTCACACCTCTTCACATTCATACCCAATCCCAAGCGAGGAGGCTCTTCTAAGAAACAACCAAAAATaccattcattaaaaaatggagTTTGAAATGTTTGCTGAAATATCTCCAGAGATCTTAATGTCTTGGGCCGTGATGCTACCAGTGTTCAGTTTTGTCCAACGCTTCAAGACTGGACTGGGCAATAAAAATACTTAGGAAGGATTGTCTAAAATCTGCAAGATAACCGAGACCATGACAACGTGGTACAACGGGCTGGGGGAAAAATACTAGGAAGCGGAAGTCTACGTAATATAAGGATTCGCTCACATTAAGTCAAACGCAACGATAAGCACAGAAGCATAGCTATCCTTACTGATAGTCAGGCAGCAGTCAAGGCTCTGACTTTTCCAGGTTACATTATCTTAGGCCAAAACAACCAGGTATCTAGGTaaagttgtgtaatttagcgaaaagttggtgttcaACACCTCAAATAAGAACGAAGAGAGACGTTCACTGGAAGGTGATTTGTGaatctgcagtattttttgctgtaatttagagttgggaaacatttttaaaatatggaaATATAAAATCAAGTTATACAGGAGCGGCGACTAGaagtgtttttgtaaatttgtagaattttcgtATATACATTTTTCCGCGTGGGTCAGTCCAACCCCGGCTACgccatccacagtatttttggaTAGCACTCCTTTCAGCGTTAAAaccattaaaccaaaaattaaaacgtcatatgcgtgtgtgtagtaTGATATTGTGCCTTCATCCCCCATCCCCATCAACAACACGGAActtaaatacttcatttttgttcatatttttcatttaatttgcaaaCATCCGGCAACGCTATATTGTTATCAATTCCAATGATATTGGTAAGTGCATTTGCacttaattttcattgaaatatttgttgaagtCACCGTAACAAACATCGCTTTATTGTGATGGCACAACCTAATGTAAGTTTCCTTAcgcttatatgtatattaatataaatgcatgtgatatgtacacatatgtatgtgtgtgtttgttgcaGTGACATGCAAAATGAACAAGACTAATTGCTTTGGTTAAAACGAGATAGCTTGTATTAATACATAGTAGGCtttgattttttaacataaataccTAATTTCTAAGACtctttatgtatacatatatatgaattaTAGCGGGACTTATGTTCTTATTTCTTTGTCTTGAATTTGATTTTGTCGGTTAAGACGCGTTCAATTTGTATATGATTTTCTGCGGTGACGGGTcgtaaaagaagaaaagaattggcataaaaaattgatgaaatataaaaacgtggtggtctttttattttaagaattggaagcggttaaatttaattaaatat is from Anastrepha ludens isolate Willacy chromosome 4, idAnaLude1.1, whole genome shotgun sequence and encodes:
- the LOC128860506 gene encoding coiled-coil domain-containing protein 6 isoform X2, coding for MESPCESESSLDGGTMLPPSPVSREQLQKRIESLTQQNKVLKAELDTFKIKCKVVQEENRTLKQASVIIQAKAEQEEEYISNTLLKKIQALKKEKETLAHHYEREEECLTNDLSRKLDQLRQEKCKLEQTLEQEQECLVNKLMRKIEKLQAETDNKQTNLEQLRREMVELENTLEQEQEALVNKLWKRMDKLETEKRLLQIKLDQPVSDPTTPRDITNANGDTASNLSAHIQTLRSEVLRLRSNLAAAQKEATKKLQQFAQEEKSIREENARLQRKLKLEVERREALCRHLSESESSLEMDEERFYNENLLGTAGGLGNAAVNTRQRTISSPVSHSPSNSRPLSPGTAQQNRCYACGQINRRASERFIKPALPTPMLGLNTSAPNVLTGNPLLGSVGSAAGGSGNPGLSNTTLNSSSLYGGASGGPSCFLQNLNAERLSIGGGASGGTVLSGLGIGAPPISSNSGTSQQASNPMNISINNSSNNLPNNMNTNNSSLSAFNPTNTNSSTSFAQPASPMDTSVYKD
- the LOC128860506 gene encoding coiled-coil domain-containing protein 6 isoform X1, whose protein sequence is MESPCESESSLDGGTMLPPSPVSREQLQKRIESLTQQNKVLKAELDTFKIKCKVVQEENRTLKQASVIIQAKAEQEEEYISNTLLKKIQALKKEKETLAHHYEREEECLTNDLSRKLDQLRQEKCKLEQTLEQEQECLVNKLMRKIEKLQAETDNKQTNLEQLRREMVELENTLEQEQEALVNKLWKRMDKLETEKRLLQIKLDQPVSDPTTPRDITNANGDTASNLSAHIQTLRSEVLRLRSNLAAAQKEATKKLQQFAQEEKSIREENARLQRKLKLEVERREALCRHLSESESSLEMDEERFYNENLLGTAGGLGNAAVNTRQRTISSPVSHSPSNSRPLSPGTAQQNRCYACGQIVNRRASERFIKPALPTPMLGLNTSAPNVLTGNPLLGSVGSAAGGSGNPGLSNTTLNSSSLYGGASGGPSCFLQNLNAERLSIGGGASGGTVLSGLGIGAPPISSNSGTSQQASNPMNISINNSSNNLPNNMNTNNSSLSAFNPTNTNSSTSFAQPASPMDTSVYKD